TGAAGTTGTAATTGATCAACAAGGAATGGTATTAGATTATATCAAAGAtattacaaaaacaaacaatgatgaagataatgaattCGATGTTGCCAAAATCGTCActgaaaatcaaaatggTATCCCAGAAGCCATTATAAGTAATACACCTActgaacaacaacaaaaagaacaacaagattcaaataaaccaaataaagaattggaaaaaaattatttcattgattctaaaactcaagaaaaaatttggatCGGTAAAGAAAGATTTTCCGGGACGAATAATCTTGTTAAATTGATCTCATCATCGAtatattcatcattattatcaattccTGATATCGACAAAAGACAAGATTGTTATGATAATATTATATTAGTTGgatcaattttcaaaattccAGGATTGAAAGAAGCagtattaattaaattaaatcaagATTATTTAGTTAAAGAACCTAATGCTATtgatcaatcaattaatgatcCTGGTGTCAACACTGccattttgaaatatcaacaaagCACAACCATAAATGATTATAATGAAGGTGGTAGTGGtgataataacaattctaattctaattctaattcaaATCAAGTTCCTAATTCTATCAAATTGGTGAAATATCCTGATTATTTCCCGGAATGGAAAAAACCAAAGGAAAAAGGTGGATCTTGGCATGATGTTTATTTCTTGGGTGGTCAAATTTATagtaaacaaatttattctGGTAGTTCTCATCATCATGGTAAAGAATTGTTTGTTGGAAGTGATATGTATGAAGAAAGAGGTCCTCAAAGTATTTGGGATGCCAGcatttaaagaaaattgaGAGAATTTTTTGTGTATTAGTATTAAATAAtatgaatcaaataatagATATCTACATTTAGATACATTTTGATATAATAGATGGTAAGAGATATAACACTGTATTAAGAATCAATACAGGAGAGAGGTTATAATCAGCATTAAATCTTTTCAGTATACAATCTTACCATTTACAAAAAgcaaatttgtttttttccCCTTGTTCAAAAGCTATGTTTCCATAAACACTTtatcataataatatttaataGCTTGCGTAACTTTATGTTCTTTTCGATATTCTTTCATCCAGTATTTCACATAATCAGCATGATCTTCTTTAAGTACAGTTGCACCATTGATTATTCCTTTCTCtaaatattgtttaatatCATAAATAATCTCTCCACCGACAGAAGTGggatcaaaatcatcaagCACTCCTGGAATATAAAGATATTCATAATCAGCTCTAATAGCAAAATGATACCGAATCTGATAGAAAAATGCAATGACTCGaatattaattttgttaaCTATTAATAAGAACAAAATCTGATCATACAACAGTGGGATAAACAAATCATCGACTGGAGCCATAATAATAGCCTGAATATATGTTTCAACCAGTAACTTCAAGTAATCATTCCATTGGTTGAGCCTCAAAAttccatttttctttttaccactcttttttgatttaaaattacCTTCAATATTATGCAAATCGTGATAAATCTTAGctaaaatttgttgtttcaaaCTCCCATCAAGTTCTAATTTTTGTACATTGTGCAACATCAACTCtaattcctttttcttaaaAATACCGGTTTCCCTCATTTGATTGTAACATTTCAATAAACTTAATTGCAGATGATGTTCATTAGGTATGTCATTCAAGGATTGAGTGAAATAATTTTCTGCTTCCACATATTGGCATCTTAACATACACATATAACCTTTAATTATGGTTATTCTGGTAGCGCTATTGATTGGGATTTTAGAATTTTTACCCAATTCTAAAGTACTATCATTTGCCCTTTTAccaaataatgaaacaCTTCGTAATATTGGTGCTAATCCACTAGTATCTTTTTTGCCAtcattttccaaaaattcaatatacTGGTTAATTACTGGTTCCATTTTTCTAATTCCACAATATGATATTTCTGGACCACATACCAATATAGCTTCCAATAGCAATTTTAAGGGATCAACTTTTAATGGTTTCCTATCTCTTGACCACCGTTCTAACAAAATCTCTGCTGAATGAACTTTAGTAACTATAAGTTGACATTTCCCAGTAAATGTTGCCTCTGGATAAAATCTTTTCAATCTATTAAgttcaaatatttgttcCTCAAATGATTTATACTTTAATGGCCTAAAAAAGGAAGTAGTACTAGTTAATAATCTGCATTCTATTATGTTTTATGTCCTTCTTGTTTTTACTTACTCTTTATCTTTGACATTTTCTAATTTGATCAACAAGgtgttttccaattcttctaaattttcttttacaatatcaaattcttcaccTGATTGTACAACTTGGCGAGacaaatccaaaatttcACCTAAATACCCTTGAACTCTTTCTTTATCGTTTAATTCAGCATGTAAAGTTGCCGCAACTATTAAAAAACTGATTCTCTGTTCACCTCTACTGGACATGATTATAGCAACAGCAAGTTCTCTAAATCCACTATCTAATCTACCCAATTTTATCATTGTGGCaccaataattaaatttattatagGTGGAAGCATTGAGAATGATGATAGTTGAGgtaataaaaacaatatttcATTGTAACTATGATGGTTGAAAAGAGAACATAATTGGAGATAGAGATCTTGAATTCGTTCATTTTCACTGGTTGTAAAACTTAATACTTCAGGAAGGAAAtcagaaaacaaaattaagttggattctttatttgattcattattatcaagtTTCAGAAATAGATTCATTGGAGTTTGACGGTTTGACGGGTTTATTAATTAGAATAGACGTCAAGTgtaaaaattaattttgatcaatttttacaaccaaaaaaaaaaagagagcCAGGAGAAATACTTGGCTGCCACAAATATCTGTTGCAAGACAAGTCTAAACCAAATTGAAACAGCTACTAGTTAATAGTCACCTTTTATTGTGCCAACTCAACATAAATTTATCAGCCCTATCATTAGTAGACTGGCAAGCTAACTGTCTGAGATTCAAAGAATAAAAGAAGATAATATATTTGTGGTTGGCTAAAACTATACTAATCAAGTGAAATATCGTATTTCTCATTCATAATACGGTCTACATCATTGACATAGTTCTATTGTCTTGACAACTAATGCATCAAAATGTATGCAACAATAAACAActtgttgaagaaaatgtcTATGTTCAACATCTTGAGTTCAAAGATAATCTGAGAAGCAGGTCATAAGAAACGAGTATCCCAAATTCTTCTAATGTTTTCCTTGCACCACCATCAAGTAGATGGGTCATTATACACGTATCTTTGTTAGAAAGTGGAAAAGTATTTGATTCACGTGACAGATTTTTATAGTTACTGCAAGGAATGCAAAATTTATCACATGCCAAAGAAAATACAATCACCAGAATAGGTACAATGACGTGTGCCTGTGTATACACAATTTGGTTCCTTGATAAACCAATTTCACTATCTCGCACGACCAATGAAACCGAACATTACAAAATGTGGGTGTGCGACCCCGCTTCAACTTCTGGCCCCGTCGTTATCGTCATTGTCATCGTCGGTTTCAGTTTCAGTTTCGGTTTAAACTTTTAAAGTTCTGTGGGGAGGAGGAGGGARAGGAGGAGGGAAGAAGTCTATAAATTTCCTTAGACGTTACAATTCAAGTCGTTGTGTTCTTCCATATCAACCCACAACACAAACAAGATTCTACTTTGATTCCCCGCCACCACAATATTGATACAAACAGTCTTTACTACTTTCCTTTCCTTTCGCCATCAATTGGagattttcaaattatataaattgaattataaatttctttaaattttcaattcataattaattttcttttttactttatctactactactagtaCTTTCCTAATGccttcaaatttattttccaattatttttatagACAAAGACAACTTccacaacatcaacaaaatgATATAAATACGTCAATCCTTGAACCAACAACTGCTGGAACTGTCGATGCTAATCCTAATCCAGTGATTTCTAATTTGATCAATCAAGAAAGACCGAAACATAATTATCATAAATCTTCTGATAATTTAGCCATTGGATTATAAAGATTTTCGGGTTGTGGATACAgaatttggttttgttttagGTGAAGAGATGCTATTTGTTCTATTTTAGCCGGTTTACCATGGTAATGGTTTTAGGGAGTTAGTTACTCGATTCAATGTTGTAACTggttttcacttttttaGTTCTTCTACACTTATTTTTTGGGGGAAATATCAATTTGCTTTGACATTTATAATTACATTTGAGTGTGCTAGGTATTTTCtagaaattattatatatttcCATATTTCTATCtttatatatgtatatttaTAGGGATTCTCGGATAAATGTTATATCACTAGCATTCAAATTATTCCATTCTATTTGTTCATATCTTTGTAAATCTCCATTTTTATCTAATATAAtttgtaaaaaaatttcatctaATCTTAATTTACATAAATATTTGGCTTTTAAAAATCTCgtaaattgttgattgattttcGTTGTTAAACTTGTTGGTGATgctgattttgatttcttggcaatataataaaaaatttgaagaattatactaatttgattaatattaCCACCATTCagatataattgataacaTTTTTCATAGAATTcattataatcaatataattattgaaattataattggcttggaataattttaaaaaggtttgtaaaatcattaatttcaatttcaaatctcTTGATGATTCTTTGTTTCCCAGTTTGGGtttatctaataatttcaaccatatattgaaatcattggTTTTGGGTCcatgatttaataattggGTAAACGAatcatttataattttagGATCACCTTTAAAACTTCCAATAGTATGAAGACTACCTTtccaaaattcaattttttcataatcattatttaatgaattataaTATTCAAACCAATCTTGCCAATATTTATTTCCATCAACGGTGGCATCAaccaataattgaaatgCAGATAATCTAAtcttatcaattatttcaCCTGATAATCgaatcaattttgattttattgtGTCATTCAGTAAATTGTGCTGTTGTACCAATTCAACCATTGCTAATCGTAGTTTGCTTCCTATGTCACCTTGCACTGTTAATGTataatcatcaaataaCAGATacatttgttcaattattgGATAAGTAGtataattatcattaatgtTATATATCAAATTTCGTctgatttcaatatcaatatttgggttctttataatattaacaataaattcaacATCTTGAGTTGACCAGTTTTGGAAATTAAAGATAGTAGTGGATAAAGTTacattatttttcattaacaagtgcaaaattgaatttttggGGATGGTATTTTGTGATCGTATAATTTTCCCAATATAACTGTCAAACTTCccatcatttaattttataatCTGAAATAAATTCTCCCAATCTAAATCagtcaattcaattttgtttaaaagaaatgttAAATATCCACTCAATAATTGTGAATTGTCATGATAATTaaagtttgaaaatttctCTGATAATTCTTGATATGGAACCTTAGGTAGATcatataaatatttcaaacGATTCTTATCAATCAAAgtcaattttatttcatcTAGATTGTAATTATATTGAACAAcagataataaattatccTGTTGAGTTAACAATTTATGTAAATATAAACCAAGTTCATCATTAGAATCCTCATTATCATATATTTCATCTAATAAATTTggtaataaaaatttcaaatcaattttatcatacatcaaatcaatcattTCAAAAGTTATACATTTTTGTTTAAGTCTAAGATCACTGAAACTTTccataaaattgattatgaatGCACCTAATAATTCTTTGTCCacataataattttgaaatatttgttgtCCATATCGAccaatcaattcttgtaataCGGCAATACTGCATTTCTTCAAAAGTAATTCTTGATCAAATATAagtaatttaattaaatcagTGAAAATCGTTGTTAGTTGATCGGTGGTTTCTAacaattcattttgatatttttgatttttgattataGCCCAAGTTATAAAACATGAAGAATCACGAATACAATTTCCTAAATCTGCCTTTTGACTATGAGTTCTTATTTTTATAAACATTGTCGCATGGACAATATTTAATAACTTGCCAATGTACTGTTTCGACATTGTTTTATTCAAACATAAATACCCCAATGTCAATAAAATAGTATGATTTTTCGAAATACTGACATCATCAGTAATATCTAAATTTGAAAGTATAAATTctatcaattgttgttgataattgattGCATAATTGGATAATTTGTCAACAATATTACTCAATGCCTTTGCGATACAATAACGTAAATTATAATCCAAATTTCCTGCCTCTAACAATAtatcatttattaaattattaataattgattggaCTTGGGAAAAATCCCCTCGtgaaatataatttaaGGCCAATTTACTAAATATTTTAACCAGATACAATACATTCAAATTTGAAGGGTTTAAACTCTTCAGTTgcaataaatcattatttatacattgatttattttcaatagttCATCTTcaccaacaatattttgacttttcaataatttattcaCCGTTAAATAATAACTTAATT
The sequence above is a segment of the Candida albicans SC5314 chromosome 3, complete sequence genome. Coding sequences within it:
- the ARP9 gene encoding Arp9p (Protein similar to S. cerevisiae Arp3p, a component of the Arp2/3 complex involved in actin-dependent processes; likely to be essential for growth, based on an insertional mutagenesis strategy), with the protein product MPLYKEDNFLIIYPGSKHTLFLFGLSDTLSPPQFKIPSIVYQDSITKQYQATNNSENATEEIYPIIESKIVNLDAFNYLLKIILQSVIANHPTITINQIPMLLITPSLTWSRQSIEYITKYVIENLEITAFNIIDLSLAATFGVGQSTNSTVVYVDDENIQIVPVVGYQAIKFAGKLIKNEGSITISRELKQNLPNLTSQQIEDLKNSDIFEVVIDQQGMVLDYIKDITKTNNDEDNEFDVAKIVTENQNGIPEAIISNTPTEQQQKEQQDSNKPNKELEKNYFIDSKTQEKIWIGKERFSGTNNLVKLISSSIYSSLLSIPDIDKRQDCYDNIILVGSIFKIPGLKEAVLIKLNQDYLVKEPNAIDQSINDPGVNTAILKYQQSTTINDYNEGGSGDNNNSNSNSNSNQVPNSIKLVKYPDYFPEWKKPKEKGGSWHDVYFLGGQIYSKQIYSGSSHHHGKELFVGSDMYEERGPQSIWDASI
- a CDS encoding uncharacterized protein (Ortholog(s) have role in protein folding, tubulin complex assembly) codes for the protein MDDFENEQILTKKSVQLHNDIDSLISKLESLVEAVDIASQDKQRLIQITTTKINLIINEFETNPKLLDSHLQNYITRLCDLYLNQLSVRSHCGEIVYNLAKIRQMKNIILYFPSDLYLINKILSIVTTTTKANEFITFFALLWICNLSLLPFPLNSIDKNLSITIYKLGIENLHKYHNGSKNQIASSILLSKLLTRNDCSHLLQQFFQNIDINNWVILDANSKLSYYLTVNKLLKSQNIVGEDELLKINQCINNDLLQSKSLNPSNLNVLYSVKIFSKLALNYISRGDFSQVQSIINNLINDILLEAGNLDYNLRYCIAKALSNIVDKLSNYAINYQQQLIEFILSNLDITDDVSISKNHTILLTLGYLCLNKTMSKQYIGKLLNIVHATMFIKIRTHSQKADLGNCIRDSSCFITWAIIKNQKYQNELLETTDQLTTIFTDLIKLLIFDQELLLKKCSIAVLQELIGRYGQQIFQNYYVDKELLGAFIINFMESFSDLRLKQKCITFEMIDLMYDKIDLKFLLPNLLDEIYDNEDSNDELGLYLHKLLTQQDNLLSVVQYNYNLDEIKLTLIDKNRLKYLYDLPKVPYQELSEKFSNFNYHDNSQLLSGYLTFLLNKIELTDLDWENLFQIIKLNDGKFDSYIGKIIRSQNTIPKNSILHLLMKNNVTLSTTIFNFQNWSTQDVEFIVNIIKNPNIDIEIRRNLIYNINDNYTTYPIIEQMYSLFDDYTLTVQGDIGSKLRLAMVELVQQHNLSNDTIKSKLIRLSGEIIDKIRLSAFQLLVDATVDGNKYWQDWFEYYNSLNNDYEKIEFWKGSLHTIGSFKGDPKIINDSFTQLLNHGPKTNDFNIWLKLLDKPKSGNKESSRDLKLKLMILQTFLKLFQANYNFNNYIDYNEFYEKCYQLYSNGGNINQISIILQIFYYIAKKSKSASPTSLTTKINQQFTRFLKAKYLCKLRLDEIFLQIILDKNGDLQRYEQIEWNNLNASDITFIRESL
- the PRM9 gene encoding Prm9p (Protein described a similar to S. cerevisiae Prm9; not the ortholog though; mutant is viable): MNLFSKLDNNESNKESNLILFSDFLPEVLSFTTSENERIQDLYLQLCSLFNHHSYNEILFLLPQLSSFSMLPPIINLIIGATMIKLGRLDSGFRELAVAIIMSSRGEQRISFLIVAATLHAELNDKERVQGYLGEILDLSRQVVQSGEEFDIVKENLEELENTLLIKLENVKDKEPLKYKSFEEQIFELNRLKRFYPEATFTGKCQLIVTKVHSAEILLERWSRDRKPLKVDPLKLLLEAILVCGPEISYCGIRKMEPVINQYIEFLENDGKKDTSGLAPILRSVSLFGKRANDSTLELGKNSKIPINSATRITIIKGYMCMLRCQYVEAENYFTQSLNDIPNEHHSQLSLLKCYNQMRETGIFKKKELELMLHNVQKLELDGSLKQQILAKIYHDLHNIEGNFKSKKSGKKKNGILRLNQWNDYLKLSVETYIQAIIMAPVDDLFIPSLYDQILFLLIVNKINIRVIAFFYQIRYHFAIRADYEYLYIPGVLDDFDPTSVGGEIIYDIKQYLEKGIINGATVLKEDHADYVKYWMKEYRKEHKVTQAIKYYYDKVFMET
- a CDS encoding uncharacterized protein (Ortholog of C. dubliniensis CD36 : Cd36_29340, Spathaspora passalidarum NRRL Y-27907 : spas_CGOB_00040 and Candida albicans WO-1 : CAWG_00248), whose amino-acid sequence is MPSNLFSNYFYRQRQLPQHQQNDINTSILEPTTAGTVDANPNPVISNLINQERPKHNYHKSSDNLAIGL
- a CDS encoding uncharacterized protein (Ortholog of C. parapsilosis CDC317 : CPAR2_401850, C. dubliniensis CD36 : Cd36_80970, Lodderomyces elongisporus NRLL YB-4239 : LELG_04407 and Candida orthopsilosis Co 90-125 : CORT_0E01890), which gives rise to MNLFSKLDNNESNKESNLILFSDFLPEVLSFTTSENERIQDLYLQLCSLFNHHSYNEILFLLPQLSSFSMLPPIINLIIGATMIKLGRLDSGFRELAVAIIMSSRGEQRISFLIVAATLHAELNDKERVQGYLGEILDLSRQVVQSGEEFDIVKENLEELENTLLIKLENVKDKE